acgtacatcggccagggtgcaagaaagtaaatacggccacatacgtacatacgggcggggtctcgaacgcctactcgcgcgtacgtacggccagggctcgtgtacatggctggttcggaacggagaaacaacgtcgtcgtcgtgttcatggggagccaaccggctgggtcggaacggaatgcgtcgtcgtgttcatcgggagggcttggatggaacaaccgatggaaacgaggcctggcataccgcacaagggaggaaacggccttgtgttcgaccggccatgttcgaaacgggatcctgttcatcgggagggggtctggcgtaccgcaaaatggaggaaacggacctcctacggtcgaaaagggggtcctgttgatcgggtggggtgtggcataccgcaaaacggaggaaacagacttgtgttggagcgctacggtcgaaacgggggtcctgttcatcgggaggggtgtggcgtaccgcaaaacgggactccacgggatactgttcatctccaccgtcgaccccctccagcctccacgggctactgttcatccaccgtcgacctcctccagcctccacctgcgactgttcatccacgggctcctgttcatccagcctccaccgcgcgctactccaccggctactgttcaaccacccctctccacgggctcctgttcaaccacccctccacgggctaatgttcatccagacctccaccgtctactgttcatcctgccctccacggggtggtcctgttcatcctgccctccacggggtcctgttcatccagccccaaccggctcgatcgattggggtcctgttcatccagagcaacaccacggggtcctgttcatccacccccaccgggaactgttcatccaaaccccccaacaacgctcattgttcatccagaggcagcatcgatcggtttcagttagcagcagtagcgaaggaatcgctcgatcgggttcagttaacagccatcgatcgatcgctcgggttcagtaatgcgtagcctgcagtgcaatcgctcgggttcagttagagcccaatgcctcgctcgggttcagttagagccaaatgcctcgcacccacgcgcatgcgtgtatgagagaaacgcgcatcgctcggccccgaccacccaccctaactgggaacaccccgatattttcctcgccctcgcttctaccacgattttttccgtcatggacggcccaaagaatgtcatgcagctgcgtctccggcccgcccaggacgaaaagcccattttctgtcatgattttttgtcatagaagtaggaccccaccacatctatgatgataccgtgttttgtcacaaatattgtcatagaagtgtcataagtatgacagaattttttttgttcggcccaaaatgtcacggatgtgtcttttttttagtgaaagcgacaaccatatggctcctgccagttgccgataactctgttacaaaacatgatcatctcatacaataaaatttagcatcatgtcttgaccatatcacatgacagcatgccctgcaaaaacaagttagacgtcctctactttgttgttgcaagttttacgtggctgctacgggctgagcgagaaccgttcttacctacacatcaaaaccacaacgatatttcgtcaagtatgtgttgttttaaccttcacaaggaccggacgtagctacactcgattcaactaaagttggagaaactgacacccgccagccacctgtgtgcaaagcacgtcggtagaaccagtctcgcgtaagcgtacgcgtaatgtcggtctggggcgcttcatccaacaataccgccgaatcaaagtatgacatgctggtaagcagtatgacttgtatcgcccacaactcacttgtgttctactcgtgcatataacatctacgcataaacctggctcggatgccactgttgggaaacgtagtaatttcaaaaaattcgctacgcatacgcaagatcatggtgatgcatagcaacgagaggggagagtgtcgtccacgtaccctcgtagaccgtaagcagaagcgttatgagaatgcggttgatgtagtcgtacgtcttcacgatccgaccgatccaagtaccgaacgcatggcacctccgagttcagcacacgttcagctcgatgacgtcccacgaactccgatccagcagagcttcgagggagagttccttcagcacgacggtgtgatgatggtgatgatgatgctaccgatgcagggcttctcctaagcaccgctacgatatgaccgaggtggattatggtggaggggggcaccgcacacggctaaaagattaatgatcaattgttgtgtatccaaggggtgccccctccccgtatataaaggagtagaggagggggagcaggccggcctcctatggcgcgccccatgaggagtcctactcccaccgggagtaggactccccccttccaagtaggagtaggagaggggaaggaagggagagagggagagaaggaaagggggcgccgcccccctccttgtccaattcggactagagggggaggggggcgcggctgccctggccgcccctcctcttctcccaccaaggcccattaggcccaatatactccccgggggttctggtaaccccccgctactccggtatatgtccgaaacctctcgaaacacttccggtgtccgaacatagtcgtccaatatatcgatctttatgtatcgaccatttcgagactcctcgtcatgtccgtgatcatatcagagactccgaactaccttcggtacatcaaaacacaaaaactcataataccgatcatcaccgaacgttaagcgtgcggaccctacgagttcgagaactatgtagacacgtctccggtcaataaccaatagcggaacctggatgctcatattggctcccacatattctacgaagatttttatcggtcagaccgcataacaacatacgttgttccctttgtcatcggtatgttacttgcccgagattcgatcgtcggtatcttaatacctagttcaatctcgttactggcaagtctctttactcgttccgtaatacatcatcccgcaactaactcattagttacaatgcttgcaagacttatagtgatgtgcattaccgagagggcccagagatacctctccgacaatcggagtgacaaatcctaatctcgatctatgccaacccaataagtaccttcggagacacctgtagagcacctttataatcacccagttacgttgtgacgtttggtagcacacaaagtgttgctccggtattcgggagttgcataatctcatagtcataggaacatgtataagtcatgaagaaagcaatagcaatatactaaacgatcaaatgctaagctaacggaatgggtcaagtcaatcacatcattctctaatgatgtgatcccgttaatcaaatgacaactcatgtctatggctaggaaacttaaccatctttgattcaacgagctagtcaagtagaggcatactagtgacactctgtttgtctatgtattcacacatgtactaagtttccggttaatacaattctagcatgaataataaacattttatcatgaaataaggaaataaataataactttattattgcctctaggcatatttccttcacaaaatcCTAAGCCCGAGTCCGGCCCGACCCGAAGCACATGAACAATGTTGTTTTTAATTAAATTGATCATATTCGAGGTATTGAATCAATATATCATACCTATATTTCAAATAAAATATCTATTCGTGACCATTTCTGGCTTTCGGGCTTGGGCCTCTAGGCCGGGCTGTCcacaataacccccccccccccccccccccctccccccctcccaacAAAAGGAAGCTAACCAACTAAGCATGCTATCTCAGGAGGGACGGCATTTAGGATTTTATTAATACCACTCACACCATGTTATATGTACTCTGACCGCACCACAAAGGGCAGTTAGCTATCTCTAAAATTCTGCTAAAAATCTCTGGAAGAAACAAAGAAAGCTATACTTGGTAAAAAGTCAACAAATTAAGTAAATACCTTAACCAGTGCAAGTACTAAATAAGTACATATAACTCACAAAATAAATACTCCTATGTAACTCCTTCCTCCCCCAGCCCCCCTCTCCCAACCTACATTTGCCACTCTATCTAACACCAGCACTCTCAAGTCTCAACGTACCAAGAGATCAAGAGAAACATGGAGGGGATGGAAgatgaggccaagaagaagaagaagaggagcaagAAGCGCGCAAGGCTCAAGAAATTCCTCCACTTCCCCAAGGCCCTCAAGAAGCTCCATGGCCATGGCCGTCCAAGCGCCAACGACAACCCATCCCCTTccccctccgccgccgcagccgccggctCGTTGCTCTCCGCGTGCATGCACCCCCGGACCAACTCCTTCTCCTCCGGCGTCCGCCAACGCCACGTCGCTGCCGGTAAccgcgacgacgacgatggcgacggcgCTCTTGCCGTCAACTTCCGGTCTCTCAGGGTCGGCCCGACCGCCGTtcctgatgacgacgacgacggcgacgatgaGGACGGCTCGTCGACGCAGGAGGATGACGGCGGCTCTGAGAGCGATGGGGGCGATGTCGTGGCCGGGATGGCTGCCAAGAAGGTGGTCTCCGGAGGGAGCGGCTGCGGCGTGGCGGTGGTGACGCTCTCCGTCGCGCCGTACGAGGACTTCCGGCGGTCCATGCGGGAGATGGCGGACGCGCACGCGAGGGTGGAGGCCGCCCGCGTCGGCacgcgcgcggcgacggcggtggACTGGGACTTCATGGAGGAGCTGCTGTTCTGCTACCTCCAGCTCAACGACCGGGCGGTGCACAAGGACATACTCCGGGCGTTCACCGACACCGTCGCGGCGCTCCGGAGGCGGCGCAGGGCACCGGCGCCGAAGCCGAAGAGCAGGCGGACACGGCAGCCGCGGAGGGGCGCCAGAGGATCCGgcgtcgacgacgacgacgacgtcgaCGAGGCGGTGGACTCGAACTCGTGATCGTGTCGTGCGTACATGCTGGCAAGCATGTGTGTGTAGATTTGGTAGGCACAGCAgctcgccggccggcgccgccggTCATACTGCCGTCGGGCGGCTGCACATGGATTAACCGATTAACTAACGCCC
This window of the Triticum aestivum cultivar Chinese Spring chromosome 5D, IWGSC CS RefSeq v2.1, whole genome shotgun sequence genome carries:
- the LOC123124724 gene encoding transcription repressor OFP14; translation: MEGMEDEAKKKKKRSKKRARLKKFLHFPKALKKLHGHGRPSANDNPSPSPSAAAAAGSLLSACMHPRTNSFSSGVRQRHVAAGNRDDDDGDGALAVNFRSLRVGPTAVPDDDDDGDDEDGSSTQEDDGGSESDGGDVVAGMAAKKVVSGGSGCGVAVVTLSVAPYEDFRRSMREMADAHARVEAARVGTRAATAVDWDFMEELLFCYLQLNDRAVHKDILRAFTDTVAALRRRRRAPAPKPKSRRTRQPRRGARGSGVDDDDDVDEAVDSNS